The Dendropsophus ebraccatus isolate aDenEbr1 chromosome 3, aDenEbr1.pat, whole genome shotgun sequence genome includes a region encoding these proteins:
- the RANBP1 gene encoding ran-specific GTPase-activating protein isoform X2 — protein MADTKEPKEEHETSVENTDEANHDPHFEPIVSLPEQEIKTLEEDEEELFKMRAKLFRFASENDPPEWKERGTGDVKLLKHKEKGTIRLLMRRDKTLKICANHYVMPSMELKPNAGSDRAWVWNTYADYADEAPKPELLAIRFLNAENAQKFKAKFEECRNEVKEKATKDVTKNDSADKVAEKLEELTVKEESKVKDKEDTKQEKTEEEKQ, from the exons ATGGCCGACACCAAG gaACCCAAAGAGGAGCATGAAACCTCTGTTGAAAACACAGATGAAGCCAATCATGATCCTCATTTTGAACCCATTGTTTCATTGCCGGAGCAAGAGATAAAGACACTTGAAGAAGATGAGGAAGAGTTATTTAAAAT GAGAGCAAAGTTGTTTCGATTTGCTTCTGAAAATGACCCCCCAGAATGGAAAGAACGAGGCACTGGTGACGTGAAATTACTGAAACACAAGGAGAAGGGAACAATCCGCCTTCTGATGCGCAGAGATAAGACACTGAAAATCTGCGCTAATCATTACG TGATGCCATCAATGGAACTGAAACCCAATGCAGGTAGTGACAGAGCATGGGTCTGGAACACATATGCAGATTACGCAGATGAAGCACCAAAACCTGAGCTACTGGCCATTCGATTTTTAAATGCAGAGA aTGCCCAAAAGTTCAAGGCAAAATTTGAAGAATGTAGAAATGAAGTAAAGGAGAAAGCAACTAAAG atgtgaccaaaaatgataGTGCTGATAAAGTGGCTGAGAAATTAGAAGAACTCACTGTAAAGGAGGAAAGCAAGGTTAAAGACAAAGAAGATACCAAGCAAGAGAAAACAGAAGAGGAGAAGCAATAA
- the RANBP1 gene encoding ran-specific GTPase-activating protein isoform X1, with the protein MADTKEPKEEHETSVENTDEANHDPHFEPIVSLPEQEIKTLEEDEEELFKMRAKLFRFASENDPPEWKERGTGDVKLLKHKEKGTIRLLMRRDKTLKICANHYVMPSMELKPNAGSDRAWVWNTYADYADEAPKPELLAIRFLNAENAQKFKAKFEECRNEVKEKATKADVTKNDSADKVAEKLEELTVKEESKVKDKEDTKQEKTEEEKQ; encoded by the exons ATGGCCGACACCAAG gaACCCAAAGAGGAGCATGAAACCTCTGTTGAAAACACAGATGAAGCCAATCATGATCCTCATTTTGAACCCATTGTTTCATTGCCGGAGCAAGAGATAAAGACACTTGAAGAAGATGAGGAAGAGTTATTTAAAAT GAGAGCAAAGTTGTTTCGATTTGCTTCTGAAAATGACCCCCCAGAATGGAAAGAACGAGGCACTGGTGACGTGAAATTACTGAAACACAAGGAGAAGGGAACAATCCGCCTTCTGATGCGCAGAGATAAGACACTGAAAATCTGCGCTAATCATTACG TGATGCCATCAATGGAACTGAAACCCAATGCAGGTAGTGACAGAGCATGGGTCTGGAACACATATGCAGATTACGCAGATGAAGCACCAAAACCTGAGCTACTGGCCATTCGATTTTTAAATGCAGAGA aTGCCCAAAAGTTCAAGGCAAAATTTGAAGAATGTAGAAATGAAGTAAAGGAGAAAGCAACTAAAG cagatgtgaccaaaaatgataGTGCTGATAAAGTGGCTGAGAAATTAGAAGAACTCACTGTAAAGGAGGAAAGCAAGGTTAAAGACAAAGAAGATACCAAGCAAGAGAAAACAGAAGAGGAGAAGCAATAA